The sequence below is a genomic window from Hyperolius riggenbachi isolate aHypRig1 chromosome 7, aHypRig1.pri, whole genome shotgun sequence.
ACATACATTCCCTTTAGGTGGTACAGGAAACAGAAGATAGAAATTAGCATAGGACATCTAGTGTACagtatattttcttttaaacagctTTAAACAAGAGGAAGAAGACATCGAACAGAAAGCTTGGAGTATCAGCAGATCTGGATGTTCTTTTAATATAACATAGTTTGCATAAAGTTAGATGGAGTCCACATAGAGTTCTTCCACATTTAGTATTGGTCCAGTGTACCTTTGATGTGAATTCCatagggtgatgataaccaagggGACCAAATGGAAGAAAACTTTGAGGTGTCCTCGTTAGTTAGAGCCATTATGTATTCATTCAAACAGATATAATTTACTTTTTGTACTACCTTTTCCCAACTCAGGTCCTTAGAAAGCCAATTTTGTGCTATATGTGATCTAGTGGCTACTAGTATTTTTGTGAATAAGGTGTTTTCTAGACGGGATAAATTAGTTAAACCTGTATTCAGTAAGGCTGGCAAGGGGTTTAAGGTGGAAGGTTTGCCCCAGAACTTTTTTGTTAAGTAGAAGGTCTTGGACCAGAGTGATTGTACTACTGGACAGCCCCACCAAGTGTGGAAAAGATCTCCCAATGCCAGGCAGCCTCTGTAACATGTATTAGGCCTCTGTGTGTTATACTTGTTTATCCTTGAAGGAGTTAGATAAGTACGAAATAAAAGCCTGATAGACGTTTCAGCTAAGGAAATGTTATTTGAGCTTTTAAAGGTATTTTTCCATATTAGTGTCCACTGTGCCTCTGTAATTTCGTAACCCAAGTCTTTTTCCCAGTGCTTTTGATATGGGTTCTTCTGGTTATTCAGTGGTGTAATAAGTATTTTGTAAGTTAATGAGATTGAAATAGGCAGGTCTTTCCCCTTGTTTATTATTCCTTCTATCAGAGTTAGTGATGGGACCTGGTTGCCTTTCCGGTGTTGAGAAATATAATGTTGCAATTGTAGAGAGTGGAATACCTCGGACACAGGGGGGGATATTGTGTCAAAGACACTACCCTCCCCTTTCTTGAGTATGTCATAAAAGGTCCTAAAGTTATTTGAGGACCACCAGTGGAAATTTTCTGGTTCCAGGCCGGGGGGGAATTCAGGGTTTCTAGTTATAGGAGCCATAGGGGAGACCTCAGTCAGGAGTCTATATTTAAATCTCAGAATGTTCCATAGTTTAAAGGAAAATGCGATATAgggattttttaaatttaatATATCTTTTGGAATGACTCTTACCCAGATCAGATCTGGTATTCGGTATGGTGAAGTAACGGAGTTTTCAATATCTCTCCATTGTGAGGTATGATTTTTAGAGCAGGTGCTCAGTAATTGAGAGGTTCTGGCGGCATAGAAGAATTTTGTTATGTCTGGGACTCCCAGTCCTCCCTCCATTTTGTTTCTAGTCATGATAGGTGATGctattcagggttttcttttgccCCAGACAAATCGAAGAatttctttttgaaattttttgagTTGTGTTAGGGGGATTTCTATAGGGAGGGATCTAAAGAGATATAATAGTTTGGGTAAGATAATCATTTTTGTAGAAGTGATTCTGCCTATCCAGGATAGGTTCAGTCTGCTCCAAGAATTTAGTTTAAGAGATAGGGCTTTAAACAAGGGTGGGTAATTTTGTTCATAAAGGGTTTTGTGGGAACTGGCGATTTGAATGCCCAAGTATTTTAAGCTTTTGTCTTTCCATATAAATTGGAAATTTTCCCTGATTTGTGTCTCTAATTTGGTAGGAAAATTTATGAAGAGGGCTTCGGTTTTTTCTTGGTTTCCTTTTAGGCCTGAGGCTAAACCAAAGGTTTTTAAAATTTTGAGAGTGTTGGGTAATGAGACAATTGGTTCTGTAAGTGTCAGTAAGAGGTCATCTGCGAATGCATTACATTTGTATGATTTTGACCCGACTTGGAAGCCCTTTATGGAGTTGTTTGATCTTATGGCTTCTAGTAGTGTTTCGAATGCTAGAATGAATAGGGCCGGGgagagagggcatccctgcctaGTCCCTCTTTTGATAAAAAAGGAGTCTGAGAAGCTTCCCGCGGATAATATAGAGGCGGAGGGATTGGAATATAAAGTTTTAAGAATTTGGAGGAAAGGACCGTTAAATCCGAACTTATTTAGAACTGCATAGAGGAATtcccagtttagtgaatcaaaggccttctctatgTCCACTGCCAGCAGTAACATAGGAAGGCTTTTGCGATTGGCTAGGTGGATTAGGTTACAAACCTTTCTTATATTGTCCGTACCCTGTCTAGTTTTAACGAATCCGACTTGATCGGAGTTTACTAGTTGAGGGATATAGGTGTTTAGTCTATCTGCTAGAAGTTTCGTTAAAATTTTGTGATCGATATTTATTAGCGAAATAGGTCTGTAATTTTTGCAAAGTGTATTATCTCTGCCCTCTTTTGGGATTACTGTAATTGTTGCATTATTTGAAGATTGGGAAATAGGATGTCCATCTCTAATTGCCGATAGGTAAGTTAATAAGTGGGGGGCTATAATTTCTTGGAAAGTTTTATAATATTGGCCTGTTATGCCGTCTGGTCCTGGGGCTTTtgaagtttttagtttttttataatCTGAAGAATTTCCGTTAAGGTAAAGGGTTGATTAATGCCGTCCATCTGTTGTTGAGTTAATTGGGGAAGATTAATCTGGCTCAGAAAATCCCGTATAGCATCTGGTGTAGAGGATTTATTGTTTGTATAAAGTTTTTCATAGAATTCTCTAAATAGTTCCGATATTTTGTCTGGGTTGTGTGTTACCCCTCCTCTAGGTAGCTTGATTGGGGAGAATCTGGACGCCCTCTTTATGCCCGCCAATTTTTTAGCTAGAGTCGAGTTAGCTTTGTTGGCTAGTGGTAGTTTTTGCTGCCCAACCAGCGGAATGACCTCGCTACCTCTTCTGTGCTAATAGTGTCCAGCTGTTCTCTTACTATATTGATTTGTCTTAAGAGAGGTATTGATTTAGTAGTGTGGTACCTGTCCCACAAAGTCTGTAGTTCCTTTTCCAGGGCCGTCTTATTAGCCTCCTTATCTTTTTTTGCAGATGTCGTGAGGCTGATAAGATGGCCCCTTATATAGGCCTTGTGGGCATCCCACCAGTTACTCACTTTTGTGTCTTCCGGTTTGTTAAATTGAAAATATTCTCTCAGTAGTTGTGAGAGTCTATCTACCCATTTAGGGTTGTTTAAAATAAAGGGTGGAGTTCTCCACCTTCGTAAATTAGTAGACGTACCTTGGGAATTAAAAGTTGTACAGATAATTGAATGGTCCGACAGGGGTGTGTGTATAATTGTTGAGCCTTTTATCCTGGTGGTGTATATCTTAGAGGAAAAAATATAATCTAGTCTCGAggaactatggtggggattagagaaGAAGGAGAAATCTATTTTTTTGGGATGCGTTTCTCTCCATGTATCTGTTAAGTTACATTCTTTCAATAATTTTATGAATGATTTGGGAGGGGTCGGTCTGTTAGAGGGATTGGTAGTGGCTTGGTGATCCAATTTGGGGTTTATAACTAGATTCATGTCTCCCCCTATGATCATATGGGTTGTGGCACATTTTTGGATGTTCTCTATTAATTCTGCGAAAAAGGCTCCATTTTTGGTTGAGGGTGCATATACATTAATAAGTAGAGTTGGGGTTCCTGATAGTTCTCCTTCCAGAAATATGTAACGTCCTTCTTTGTCGGTTAATTTCGTCTTGAGTGTAAAAGGAGTGTTTTTATGGAAAAGTATAGCAACTCCGCCCCTTTTATCTGTGGTGTGGCTGGATAGATAGAATTCGGGATAATTCTTGTGGAAGAACTTTGGGTATGAAGTCTTAGTAAAGTGGGTTTCCTGGAGCATGATTATGGAGGGGTTCCTCGAGGCATAATCATGCATACATTTTGCTCTTTTAATTGGGCTATTAATGCCCTGAACATTATGGGATATTACTTTCATGTGTTAGGGTGTCTGATGGGTATAGTTGCTATACTTTCCCATTTATACGAGCTTTGGAACCGTTCCTGAGGGTATATAAGTATATAATACTGACTGGTCTCTCGGTATTGTGTTTTTGGTTTTGAAAATTGTGGACCTTTAAGCATGTCATATAATCCTTTCTGCTGTTTAGAATGAGCATACATTAGATGTGGGCTGATATGTCTGTATAGATGTGGGTAACCTATGCTAATCAGTAAGAGTGAAATCTCACATAAATATTCAGATACTTGCGAACACATTCTTAGTAAACCGGGAAATTATGGAGCTACACTTAACATAGCAGGACCTGTAACATAAACTTATTAACACATTTTGTACTACCTAACTACAGACTTAAACAAGCAGTCCTTAAAGTATTTACGGGGAGATATAGGAGCAAGTCTCCTGCTTACCACTTGGACCTCCGTTTGTCGTTTCGCGTTTGGTTGTTAGTGAGAGAGTCTTTGTGGTATTTGTGTGTCCCCTAGATAGGTTGAGATTGTACTTGTTCAGTCGTTATCGTTGCTGGATCTCGGTGCTCTCGGTATCTTGGAGGGGGTCAAGTGTCTGTCTTTACTCCTTTTGTATTTTGAATGCTGGACCTCATTCCAATCTCTGGTGAGCCTTTTAGTTTTGCTGGAGGAGTCCATGGGTGTCTCGATTGTTACATCCTGTACACCATTTTCTTTAAGGGCTCTCAGGCCTTCTTCAAGGGAGTGAACTTGATACTTCTTCGGACCAAAGTTGAATGCCAGTGCAAAAGGGAATCTCCATCTATATTGAACCGCTCTCTGCTGTAAAGCTGTTGTTATTGGTTTTAGAGCTTTACGCTTTGCCAGGGTTATTGGTGACAGATCCGGATAGATCTGCACTTTGTGTTCTCCGATTCCACCTGGTCCCATGTCTCGGGCGGCTCTAATAATCTCCTCCTTGGTTTCGGAATAGTGCATTTTTAAGATGATGTCCCTCGGCCAGTCTGGATTTTTTGGTGCTTTCAGGGCCCTGTGGATTCTATCGAATCTAAACATTTCGTCTTGGTGATTGGGTAGGAGGGCCTTGAACAGCGCAGTAACATAACTTTTAAAATCTTCCACAGACTCAGGAACTGATCGTATTCTTAGGTTTTCCCTCCTACCTCTATTATCAAGATCCTCGAGCTTGCTTTCCGTGCTGAGCTGTCTGTCCTCCTGGGCTGCGTTCTGATTCTGGAGGCCTGTAATGATATCAGCAGCTTCATCCATCTTGTACTCCAGCCTGCTAGTTCTGTCTCCCAAGTCCTCCAACTGAGCGGATAGTGTGGAGACCGCGGCTCTTATTTCGTTAGTAAAGGAGGCTTTGAGGTCTGATATAAGATCTGTAATGTCTTTTAGGGAGAAATCAGTCCGGTGTACTGTTTCGCTTTCCTTTCCAGTGAGAGCGCgagtctcctgtgttttctcggcggccatcttagctgctgctgctgctgctccgcgCGGCTTGAAGAAGTCCAGCGATCTGGGCGCTAATTCCTTAGCTTTGCTCTGGGAAGAAGACATACGGTGTATGGAGCAGGTTGTCCCCTATAACTCTATGCCGATGTTGTCTAGTTTGGGTCCGTAGATCAGGAGTTATGCCATTTAAGGTCCTTGCTATGGACGGAGCTCACGGAGTTAGCATCCTTCTCTctccgcgccgcgcatgcgcccccgatTTTCCATCTTTCAATCGATCTTCAGCCAAATTCAGTTGATTGGGAATGTCAGAAAGATCTCAATCGCAAAGGCAAGATTGGATGCGTAGTGGTAATGGCAATCAATTGACCCCTGGCCAGTGTCCCCCTAAAGTGTAAAGTTTCCTGCCCATGCCCGTGTGCAGAGTAAAGTCTCACCTGTCCAGTGTCCGCCGTCACCATGAGCACCTGTACCGTATGGCACTGGTGCATATGTGCCGAGTCACATGATATCGGCGCTTTCGGGGCTGGTGGACAACAGAGGAGATCAGGAGTGGCGCCAGTGGAGACTGAGAGGTGAGACTTtagagagagcccgaggtgggttcataaaatttaaaaaaaaaagtaggctatccGATCCTGGGGATTGAGCAGATCAGGCTCCCCGCCACTCCTGTGGgcagcactggcccactttcactttcatgacctctgggtcactaCGCTGGAAGGAGAGAGCGATTCTTTCACCggcgtgcagggaggcaggggagcagcagggggcgtggccagggagagagagctgcccaatggcagctctggaaacactgcaggaacacccctggcatgcattttgaacagggaatccctatcccctatgtttacctccaagatagcgacaaatattatcGCTGATCTCGGGGGGTCGTATcgcggcggtgtggggacacagaggcatgtcatgaggcagagaacatgtctGTTTACATGTGaaatgtcagtctcgccgctcccccgcctcctccatagcgccgggcCCCGCCCatgacccttccctccaatcagtggggtgggaagggacgcgggcggggatcgGCGCGAGGGATAATGCATTATccttgcataatgccccttgttatgcccaaaaataactcaattttagtttcatcagtccacaacaccttattccaaaatgaagctggcttgtctaaatatgctttagcataccttaagtggctctgtttgtggtgtgggcggagaaaaggcttcctctgcatcactcttgcatacagcatctgcttgtgtaaagtgcgccgaatggttgaacgatgcacagcggCTGCATCTgctgcaagatgatgttgtaggtctttgttgctggtctgtggtttgactctgactgttcttaccatttgtcgcttctgtctatccgagatttttcctgGTCTGCCACGTCGagacttaacttgaactgagcctgtggtcttccatttcttcaatatgttcctaactgtggaaacagacagctgaaatctctgagacagctttctgtatccttcccctaaaccatgattgtgaacaatctttgtcttcaggtcatttgagaattgttttgagaacccctatgttgctactcttcagagaaaattaaaagaggagggaaacttacaattgacccccttaaatacttaccaagccaatttgagttccaataattagttctaaaggttttggaatcaattaaatgtaaatctaataaacttaatttcacttctcaaatatcactgtgtgtgtctcctatatgataaatttagctgacatttttcatagtaacaaccaacgatttatacaggaaaatcatgaggattaacaaggttgcccacactttcgcatcccactgtatatggccagctttacatacAAAGTCAGAGGAAGAGGCGGAGCCATCCTGCAATCTGCTGGACACTCCTGTATCAGCTATATTGACTAGTTTACTTCCAGTCTTGCTGATTTTCTTGTAAATTGGCAGTGGGATGACATAAGAtgacacagaatatttatatttatttttttgcaatgaCTGCGTTACGAATACCAATGAGCAGCAATTGCCGACGTAACTGGAAAGCTACGATTTCTTCCACAGCTCGTCATAAAGTCAAATCTTCATTGCTTACCTTGTTGTATGATTGGTGGATTTATAGCAGGGAAATCCAATATACTAGTTGGTATTTGCATTGGTAAGTTTCAGTTTTGCAGTAACCCTTCCGACAGTAACCGGGATATTCTCTCGTAGATGTTGTTGTGTTCCGTCCACCCACTGATCAACAGAGACTGAGCTATCAAAAAGGGAACATTGATGGCTGTATTCATGTATTTCTGCATTGTAGCTGTCATAGCCTGGCTGTTAGGCGTAGGGCTGAACTCCTCGATAGTTGCCATCTATTTCAGAGAATGGACAAACAACCAGCAATTTAATGTCTGTGGTAAGATCATCTTCTCCATGGCTCTCCTCAATGACGTTCTGCAGTGCTTCACCACAATTCATAGCTTTATGTTCCACATGGGCATCTCCTGGGAATTTAACTCAGCTATATTGGCTACTACATGCATTTGTTATACCTCTCTGATTTATGGCAACTTCTGGCAGAGCGCTTGGCTTTCCGTCTACTACTGCTTGAAGTTGATCAACTATTCCAACTGGTTCTTCCTCCAAGTAAAGAAGGCCTTGTCCTCTTCTATTTCACAAATTCTTGTGGTGTCGTTAGTGGGAATAGTTTTTATGAATCTCCCTTTAATATGGCTACTTCAGATAGAACGTCTTCAAAATGGAACAAACATTCTATTCAATGACACCCAATATCTTTATTTTAGCATAACGTTTGGCTGTGGCCTCCCGCTCCTGGTGTCCTTTGTCTGTATTGGCCTCAGTGTGACGTCACTCCTGAGACACGTCTGGAGGCTCCACCAGAGATCATCTCGGTTCAGTTCCTCTCCGCAGATCCAGGGTCACCTCCGAGCAGCCAGAACCATGATTCTACAACTCAGCCTCAATGCCATCCACTTTCTGGCAGTGAATCGCCTTTTCTCATCATCATTTAGTCTTGGAATAGTTTTGAAGATCATCCTGTGGaccttttttatgtgttttacctCCCTGCAAGCGATGACCTCAATCCTGGGGAACCCCAAGTTACACCACAGATTTTTCTATCTTATTGTGTCCTCTTCGAAACTTGACGAGTGACAATTTTGAAACATCAgctatgaatggtttcatcattaTTGGGAGTTCATTGGTAGATTTATATTTTTCAATGTTTCCATAACTCATGCTGAACCAAAAACACCCCACACATTATTAGGTATTTATAGATATCCATGACATTTTCACAGCTTACTAAACAATTCTTGTCAAAAACtgtcccttaaccacttcagcctacagtgttgtttcaccttatgcatccgagcaactttcacctcccattcatttgccaataactttatcactactactactactgaaatgatctatatcttgttttttccgccaccatttaggctttctttggctggtacattttgctaagcattgttttattctaaattcattttaacaggtAGATTAAgaaggaaatggaaaaaaaatcattatttctcaatttttggccattataatttgaaattaatacatgctaccataattaaacccatgtattttatttaaatatattAGTATGACAGTGCTCCTCTTCTATATCCTTATGgcctgaaaaattaaaaaaagctccacatagtgcattactgctagaTTTTCATCATTTATTCACACCCCAAAGTGCCACGAAAGTGCTTTCATTAGTGCTCCACTTCTAGTGCAAACTTCCACCGATCCCCTAAAAAatgcaggctcaccagatgtacACCACCTCAAAGCCAGGTGGATCTAACACAAGGGTAAAGCCACAACAATCTGATGTATTCAAACTTCAATAATTCTTTAATCCGGATTCCTCAattgaaaaatatatacaaaacatagcataaaacctttttAAAATTCATATAGGCCCTGCGCTAGATGCGCAGTCACGTCATCCGAAGTGTTTCTGAGCATATCGGGCTCCTGGCCCAGTGATGTACCCTCTCTATATGAATTTTGAAAAAGGTGTTATGCTatgttttctatatatttttcaaTTGAGGAATCCTATATATTTTTCAATTGAGCACTAATGAAAGCACTTTCGTGGCACTTTGAGGTGTTTGAATAAATGTTGAAGAtctagcagtaatgcactatgtggagttgtttttaatttttcagGTAATAAGGATATAGAAGAGGACCGCTGTCATACTAATATATTTACTTCAGTGACTGTGGACTTTTGATAGCGAAAACTCTTATTTCAGAAAGGTTGAAAGTCTGATTGCAGTGGGCGCAGTTTGCATAaatacatgtattttatttgcccatttgtcccgattattacacagtttaaattatgtccctatcacaatgtatggtgtcgatattttatttggagataaaggtgcattttttcagttttgcatccatcacttattacaagccaataatttaaaaaataacagtaatataccttactacatacatattagTTAAGTTTAGTctataactatttgttttttttttaatcattgtttttctttctttttttttacaaaaaaaatcatgTGTAGCTATTATggaatgtgggaggtaagggactcatttgaatagtaaaaaaaatgtgattaTCTGGAAAtgtttatttccagatgtaattttactatttggctacaagatgcccTCGGAGCTTACTTCTGTACACGTATAATTACTACGCAAGCGGAAGTAAAGCGTAGATGGGGCAGAAGGAGATTTATGAAAGACGGAGCCGAGACGCTGATGGTGTCGGCCTTTCATacgggaacttagatcaatgaattggaACTGTGCTCCCACTCATTGATCACTGGGCTAAGGGAAGGCGGCGGGAGCGTGTGGGCTCATGCGCCccggcgcagcagcagcagggcaggctatctacacgtttgttcaaaagacagcaacaaactaatgtaacagtgaagcatattcaacagtgaaacatatccaacagtggaccctagctagtctaaaattaaaatcataatccttacctggtgcagctagccataaatggtatacacatttgttcaaaagacagcaatctacacggatatatccgtccagattgacctaagtggttaatggagctcacaatctaatgttccTGACAAACTCTAATGTCACAACCATGACCTTGGCCCACATTGGAGGAAAGttatttaaagaggccctgtagtgacacatagcagaatgcagtaaattattcaggatacccacttttacattaaatatcctggtttcagcatcagaaacacttcctatagctatatattgcagcATATTGGTAGGTAGCTTTAGAACTCCCaataacaaacattccacagagatcacctgccagcagtaaagatgtcaatacctgtgatacatttcagaaagtaaatcaggcagaggaaagatttgacaatgggcaaaccctgactaaatcatttataaattaatattagaaattagcattttttattgatgatgctatttttgttacagttcctctatgACTTGCCAAAATGTTTTTCTCTTCttatggtggggggaggggggagaacacatgagcccatatgcaatcaactattTGTCAATAAATTAACCAACTTGTCAATAGAATACACTTTGcttcccagcaagcaagaaaatattcaaaattattTCAACAGTACTTTATCaccacttttttggtactttttcaattgcagagtgttgaaaggttactttaaacagaagatggttTCAATCGTAGTAGCAAAGCACTCCTCAAGTGTAAAAGGGTGGATGTGCCACGGCGGATCCAGCTGCACTCCAGATCATTCAACAGTAAAGAagatgaccggcaccatccatatATTCTTGCTCTTTTATTTGTATATATAGCACATTACAGCAGTAAAAGCAACGTTTCAGGGTAACCacccctttatcaagctgtgcTGTCAATGCTCAATGAAGTACTAAACTTCTGTCACATTTATACCCCAGCAGTAGCTACAAATAACCAATCATGTGGTCTAAGCTGACAACTAACCAATCATATCAGGGCCGCCTcctgtggacctgatggggaacttccaaGCTATGTATGCTATTGGAGCATTCAAACGTAGTTTCCCAAACTCCCCCGCCTCTCCACAGGCCGCCCCCAGCACACCCTCACCTA
It includes:
- the LOC137526214 gene encoding taste receptor type 2 member 140-like, with translation MISALSGLVDNRGDQEWRQWRLRAVIAWLLGVGLNSSIVAIYFREWTNNQQFNVCGKIIFSMALLNDVLQCFTTIHSFMFHMGISWEFNSAILATTCICYTSLIYGNFWQSAWLSVYYCLKLINYSNWFFLQVKKALSSSISQILVVSLVGIVFMNLPLIWLLQIERLQNGTNILFNDTQYLYFSITFGCGLPLLVSFVCIGLSVTSLLRHVWRLHQRSSRFSSSPQIQGHLRAARTMILQLSLNAIHFLAVNRLFSSSFSLGIVLKIILWTFFMCFTSLQAMTSILGNPKLHHRFFYLIVSSSKLDE